The Fischerella sp. PCC 9605 genome contains a region encoding:
- a CDS encoding GFA family protein yields the protein MASLTQQPDVAASEGKGSCLCGATRICVKTISKNIGVCHCQMCRKWTGGPLFAVDCGSDASFEGEENITVFSSSQWAERGFCNKCGSHLFYRLKQNNQYIMPVGLFEFPLDFVFDHQIFIDEKPSYYCFSNETKNLTAAEVFAQFVPPTGEL from the coding sequence ATGGCAAGTTTAACGCAGCAACCTGATGTCGCAGCTAGTGAAGGAAAAGGAAGTTGCCTGTGTGGGGCAACTCGTATCTGTGTCAAAACAATCAGTAAAAACATTGGGGTATGCCATTGTCAAATGTGTAGAAAATGGACAGGCGGCCCCTTGTTCGCGGTAGATTGCGGCAGTGATGCTTCGTTTGAAGGTGAAGAAAATATCACCGTATTTAGTTCGTCCCAATGGGCTGAACGTGGGTTTTGCAATAAATGTGGAAGTCATTTATTTTATAGATTGAAACAGAACAACCAGTACATCATGCCTGTTGGGCTATTCGAGTTCCCATTAGATTTTGTTTTTGATCATCAGATATTTATTGATGAAAAGCCTTCATATTATTGCTTTTCAAATGAAACAAAAAATCTGACCGCAGCAGAGGTTTTTGCTCAGTTTGTTCCACCAACAGGCGAACTATGA
- a CDS encoding helix-turn-helix domain-containing protein — protein MSTNAIGELGNELMIIDKSLIASIRWNKELGVKLKTLRGKESMQSLAKRAGCAYQLIQHLERGEYPESSPRNSGPTVSTEKLEGICQALSIRIEDFLGCPLVKLPQKIKNVA, from the coding sequence ATGTCTACTAATGCAATTGGTGAATTGGGTAATGAATTAATGATTATTGATAAAAGCCTGATTGCATCTATTCGATGGAACAAAGAATTAGGTGTAAAGCTTAAAACTTTGCGGGGCAAGGAATCCATGCAGTCTTTAGCTAAACGCGCTGGCTGTGCTTATCAGTTAATTCAACATTTAGAACGTGGAGAATACCCAGAGTCAAGTCCAAGGAATTCAGGGCCTACAGTTTCCACTGAAAAGCTAGAAGGCATATGTCAGGCGCTTTCTATTCGGATTGAAGATTTTTTGGGTTGCCCGTTAGTAAAGCTACCTCAGAAAATTAAAAATGTTGCTTGA
- a CDS encoding LysR family transcriptional regulator, which yields MAGTDRLDSLMIFVRVAKHLSFSEAARQLGMSPSAVSRSVQRLEERLSTRLLNRTTRSLSLTENGSLFYETCRQILSELEQAELALSQAKSIPTGTLRIDLVPSLARMHIIPALPRFAVQYPELNLEIFLNDRRTDLIDKSIDAVVRVGIHPDSNLVMQRIATARQVVCASPDYLKRYGTPKTPEDLRQHHLINHINPQTGRIREWTFQRNGKPLAFSLTGQFSIDHAEATTEAAIAGAGILQLYNFVVGVAIAQGLLVPVLEDYAQPGVPIAIVYPEKRYVSAKIRVFVEFMTELMRKLKRERIVE from the coding sequence ATGGCAGGAACTGATCGCCTTGATAGCCTGATGATTTTTGTCCGAGTTGCCAAACATCTCAGCTTTTCAGAGGCGGCGAGGCAACTGGGAATGTCCCCTTCAGCGGTTAGTCGATCCGTTCAAAGGCTAGAAGAACGACTCAGTACACGACTTCTGAATCGGACAACTCGTAGCCTATCTTTGACGGAAAATGGTTCTCTATTTTATGAAACTTGTCGTCAAATTTTGAGTGAGTTGGAACAAGCAGAACTGGCGTTGAGTCAGGCAAAATCCATACCCACTGGAACACTCCGTATCGATTTAGTTCCTTCGTTAGCACGGATGCACATTATCCCTGCACTGCCTAGGTTTGCTGTCCAGTATCCGGAATTGAATTTAGAGATTTTTCTCAACGATCGTCGGACGGATTTGATCGATAAGAGTATTGATGCGGTTGTGCGCGTTGGCATTCACCCTGACAGCAACCTTGTCATGCAGCGAATTGCCACTGCTCGTCAAGTAGTTTGTGCTTCACCAGATTACCTCAAACGCTATGGTACACCGAAGACACCAGAAGACCTAAGACAGCACCACCTCATCAACCACATCAATCCTCAGACAGGACGCATTCGAGAGTGGACATTTCAACGCAATGGAAAGCCTCTTGCTTTTAGCCTGACGGGGCAGTTTTCCATCGATCACGCAGAGGCAACTACAGAAGCCGCGATTGCTGGAGCTGGAATCCTCCAACTTTATAACTTTGTGGTTGGAGTTGCGATCGCCCAAGGTCTACTCGTTCCCGTTTTGGAGGACTATGCTCAGCCTGGTGTACCGATTGCGATTGTCTATCCCGAGAAACGATATGTGTCTGCAAAGATTCGTGTTTTTGTTGAGTTTATGACAGAGTTGATGAGAAAACTAAAGCGAGAACGTATTGTCGAGTAA
- a CDS encoding DUF3368 domain-containing protein: protein MSINRVIINSSPLIVMLKSQQAQLIPQLFTEILVPLGVFEEVTTKDDAASTQLPNISWVQTVEVNTIAPEVAAWDLGKGESQVLSLALKNSDCAAIVDDRAARRCGQALGITTIGTGGLLILAKRRGLIPSISGEIQALRDAGLWLSDTLVNLLKQQAGE from the coding sequence ATGTCGATTAATCGTGTAATTATTAACTCTTCACCTTTGATTGTGATGTTGAAAAGTCAACAAGCACAATTAATTCCACAATTATTCACAGAAATTTTAGTTCCATTGGGTGTTTTTGAAGAAGTCACAACAAAAGATGATGCCGCATCAACACAATTACCCAATATTTCTTGGGTACAAACAGTAGAAGTTAATACTATTGCGCCTGAAGTAGCAGCTTGGGATTTGGGAAAAGGAGAATCACAAGTATTAAGTTTGGCACTAAAAAATTCAGACTGTGCTGCGATTGTTGACGATCGGGCAGCACGGCGTTGCGGTCAAGCTTTAGGCATTACTACTATTGGAACAGGGGGTTTGCTGATATTAGCAAAAAGACGTGGATTAATCCCTAGCATATCTGGTGAAATTCAAGCTTTGCGTGACGCTGGTTTGTGGTTATCCGATACTTTGGTCAATTTGTTGAAACAACAAGCAGGGGAATAG
- a CDS encoding UPF0175 family protein — translation MRTVPIQLPETVFSALRKNPSEFIQEMRIAAAVKWYELGEVSQAKAAEIAGLTRAEFINALSRYQVDFMQYTAQELAEELTNVD, via the coding sequence ATGCGAACAGTACCGATTCAATTGCCAGAAACAGTATTTTCAGCACTTCGTAAAAATCCGTCAGAATTTATCCAAGAAATGCGAATTGCAGCAGCAGTCAAATGGTATGAATTAGGTGAAGTATCACAAGCTAAAGCAGCAGAAATTGCTGGGCTAACTCGTGCTGAATTTATTAATGCATTATCACGCTACCAAGTAGATTTTATGCAATATACTGCCCAAGAGTTAGCCGAGGAACTAACAAATGTCGATTAA
- a CDS encoding helix-turn-helix domain-containing protein, giving the protein MKVTITIDVPGLENDLAEAMKAKGLSFQKLGEAAGVTGTAVWQITSNKNKSIKVETLGRIAKILGIECQPNIESLAIEEVKSAFSQTS; this is encoded by the coding sequence GTGAAAGTTACCATCACAATTGATGTTCCAGGGTTGGAAAACGATTTAGCCGAAGCAATGAAAGCTAAAGGCTTATCTTTTCAAAAACTTGGTGAGGCCGCAGGTGTTACAGGTACAGCTGTTTGGCAAATAACCAGCAACAAGAATAAATCTATTAAGGTTGAGACTCTCGGCAGAATAGCCAAAATACTAGGGATTGAGTGTCAGCCAAATATAGAATCACTTGCTATTGAAGAAGTTAAAAGTGCATTTAGCCAAACCTCCTAA
- a CDS encoding reverse transcriptase N-terminal domain-containing protein produces MIRHSSNTSESWKKLPWKKFRCNLFRLQKRVYKAVQVGDYRKAKSLQKLILKSTAARLLAIRQNQPIPCRTGDENQREENQAHRYDRWL; encoded by the coding sequence ATGATTAGGCACAGTAGTAATACTAGTGAATCTTGGAAGAAATTACCGTGGAAGAAATTTCGCTGTAATTTATTCCGCCTACAAAAAAGAGTGTACAAAGCTGTTCAAGTTGGAGACTACCGGAAAGCGAAGTCCCTTCAAAAACTGATTCTGAAATCCACCGCAGCAAGATTACTGGCAATCCGTCAAAATCAGCCAATTCCTTGCAGAACGGGGGATGAAAATCAGCGAGAAGAAAACCAAGCTCACCGCTACGATAGATGGCTTTGA